The sequence TTTTCCTTAACACTTTTTCATGTAAGCTttcgcttgatgttcgacctattcttcttgtcttttattcttttaaaatagtcgtatcgatactcgtaccccactatcactagtgtcgggaatcgggctgcgacatatatatatatatatatatatatatatatagggtgcggttattcaataaaccacccttattttaagaattacgaaccagcaaaaatgcatgaattttatgtaaaacacgcatgaataaactgtataaaggcatgaattgcgaaaaataattttttgctacctttgggattcgaactcaggaccatgaatttatccaacaaggtgatgaatcaaccgtagatcttgatgatctaagggctgaaaatggttcctaatttatattttaagaagcgttcttattttagccttcccctatatatatatatatatatatatatatatgtttagtgACATGGTAAATATTgacaataatatattttatcattaagttattttattgtgaCGTGACAAATAATCGTCACTATAAATATATGGTTATAGTGACATAAATAAGATCGTCACTAACCTTTAGTGACAAAAAATATTGACAACAACAGAACTTGTCACTATTATAGTTTTttgtgacaaaaaaaaatagtatcacAACATATATGTTTGTAGTGACAACGACATGATCGTCACTGACGTATAGTGATGATAAATactgacaaaaaaaaattgtgtcacTATTACACATTTTTGTGACGACAACATTTATTGTcgctacatatatatttatagtgaTAAAATTATGGTCGTCACTAACATATAGTGACAATAACTACTGACAACAGTAAAATTTGTCACTGTTACAATATTTTGTGACGATAAAAATTGGTGTCACAATACAGCCGTTTTTAGTGACAAAAATTTTATCGTCACTCAGATTGTCGTCACAAGAACctatttttcttgtagtgtattTAGCTTAATCATCTCTTATGGTTATGGGTATATATCAGTGCTTTATTATAATGTTCTATCATTCCTCATCTACTTGGTGTTTTTCTAATTAAAGTTTATTATGTTTCAGCATTAAGTTTGTCACTTTTCTCACTTTTCTTGAGCAGGTCATTACAGGGGTGGAAGTCTAAAATAGTGGAGGTCTAATCGTTGCTTGGCTATTGCAACCAGTGGAGGTCTATACCAGCAAAGGACCGGGGTGAAAGTCTAAAATAGTGGAGGTCTAATCATTCTTTCACTTATTAATTGATTTTGTTAAGAAAAATGAGATTACATAGGTAAAACGCAGCTATATATGTTAATACAGTGTGGTTTGATGTTTGCTTGAATTTTTTGGTATTATATCTCTTCATTTCATGGTTATAAAAAACTTGCAGGATCTCTTGAATGCTGTTAGGAAAATCTTAAATTCAAAATAAGATTTCGGTTGCCATGATTTATCTGTCTTAAAGGTGCCAATTTTTCGAATTGGTTGACTTAAAAATGCAGATTTGGCTTTTCCTTTCACTTTCAGTTCGCATTGCCTTCTTGGTGTATCAATAACAACCACTCTTCTTTTGTGTTACCAGAGGAGAGGTACCAAGCATTAAACATCGACATTGCAGGATGTTAATAGTTGGTAAGATGGCTTTGAGACTTAGAAGCTAATAATAATACTACTAGTGACGCTATGTGGCATGCCTGATATCATATTTTTTAGACTTATTGGAAAACAGTGCCTCAAATAGTGAAATTGTCTTCGTGAAGTAGTTTAGATCTATGCAATTGAATCAATTCCACTTGGTGTATTAGAGAATATGGTCGCTGTCATTCTTTCATATGCTTTTTTGGTATTGGTGGTCATCTTGAAATAAGTAGGTTAAATGTTAAGACTTATCATTCAGCCTTGTGTTCAttcttaagtttgtgcaagttCAAATAGATTCTTATTTCTTcttatttatgttattttattccACATAATTTATTTGGAGTATTTTTCTATTGGAGTATCATGATGCTCTACATTGTGATTCTTGGTTGGCTCTTTATATGATTTTGTGGCAGGTTTGTGGTGGATTAAATGAGCTGTACGTTGAGCTGAagaggcttgtgaattcacaagaaaagttgtaccagatggctagctagttgcatatttaatatgtttagtatttttgtaaggcataatagtatagatagagCAGTTGTTGAGTTTTGACTATATTCAAATCTTGTATGgattcttttttatgataataatataaaattaaatattttggataatatataatattattattgttggttttatcatttatactgttatgtataatttaaTAGATAACGAAGAAATAGGAATCTAATTACGGTAAAAAACGTTATGTAACACTTATACATAACAGATTACCAAAcgttattaatataaaaaaaccgttatgtataggtgtgtacataacagtgaatattaaactttcatgacggtttgaaacgttatgtataatactatagataacggatataatccattacttatatataaacattcgttatgtatatatgtatacttAACGGAGAAGTTTAACTTTCATGACGGGTTGGAACCGTTATGCATAATTATTTAGATAACAGATTATCAAGCGTTATATATTTAtggaaaaccgttatgtataatagaatagataacgcttaaatctccgttatgtatgaaatcCACATACATTATGGTAGTTTTTGCACATatataacggataaaatccattatgtatgtgcatttttgGTGTAGTGAGATCAAAGCAATAACATTTGTATTCATGTTGTGAGACAATGCAAAATATAGCTagaatcaataaataaataaattagactACACGTTTCGATTAAGCCCAATTTCAATTAAACCATGATCCTATAATGAATTCATCTTTCGATATCATTCATTATTTAACAAGATTAATCAATAGACAATTGGTAAtcaaaagataaataatttaattggacaaacacaaaattttcaaaaacaaaattaaCTTTCAATTTGAATACCCTAAACCGTAAAATTGAAACTTACTTCATCATAGAAAAGtgattcaaataaaataaattcaaacaaAAGAACAAGTAatccataaaaataaaagtagaatAAGTAAAAGATGATTCTCATAAACTAAGTGTTGCACGTCTTCATCAATGAAATTTCCAACAACAAAGTCTTGGTTAATTATTTCTAGAGTTCTTCCAATGTTACCGTTAAaggaaaacaaaggaaaaaaatCGTGACAAAAAAAACACTTATCCAAAACCCCTTCTAATTCAAGAAAAACACGTATagtttttaaagaaaaaccaTCCCAGTCAGCCACGGCTGACAGTTAGCCGCAGCTGACCCGGGGGACTGATCTTCGCTGCTTCCTTAAGTCAGCTATGGCTGACTGTCAGCCGCGGGTGACTTGAGCTTATGTCTTCGTCGTTTCTTCTCTAATGAGACACGGTTGATTGTCAACGGCAAGTGACTCGAATTTATGCTCAATTCCacaattttttactttttaccATCAGTTTCTTCCATTCCAAATGATGAGTACCTAAATCACCAAAATCGAAAACTAAGCTTGACccgaaaaattacaataaaaatcaCCATTAAATAAAACAACTTCATAAGAGTATATATCTAAATGTCCAGAAAAATGACACAAATAATGCCAAAAAACTCATACATAGCAGTTGGATTAACCTGTTCAAATAACCGTTATATGTGAGTTAATAAATGTGCTCATACATAATGTATGGCTTAACGGTTAAATAATATTGTTATATATGTTATTAAAAGATAATGTCCATACATAACATATGACTTGACACTGTTATACttgtatataaataacactacaTACATAACACATATTTATAAAAGTATGCTATTTTTacaaaagtgcgctcatacataaagcatttcaaatttttttgttatgtatgaagtgttatATATGCAAAAATTTGTAGTTTGTAAACCTTTCTCTATAGCGATATTACCTTTGATGCAAAGTACTCAAGGTAAATATTCTCAATCTTACTATGGATCTTAACTCGGATCCACGAGTTGTATTTTCTTTCACTCtgtttttattgtatttaaattttttaaccaAGGCGTAGTCACCTCGTATTCAATAGAACATATACAAACTTTGAACAAACAAGATGGCTTGCCAGAATCTGTTGGGAATGAGTTGAAGAATAATGATGTAATGAAACAATCCACACAGTAGGAATCAAACAAAATTGTAAGAAACATAAAAGCACAAGatgatcaaaaatcaaaatcatcCTGGTTAGGCTTGGGGGAGGTGAGCAAAGCTGTGTAAAGCCTAAGCCTGTCTTCTCCAAGCGAAGAGCACCTCGACAATGGCCTCCTCGGCCTTATAAAAGAGAGGGAAGTGAGTGTGAGACGGTGTCGATATCTCCTCCACGCGAGCTGAATGGCAACAGCAGCCCAGGTTCGCCATCCAGGAGAGTAGTAGCGCGCGCTCCTCTTCACTTTCTCGTTCACAAATGTGTAGCGGAAGTGCTGAGTAACATATTTGACATCCTCTGCTTCAAGCCCGAAGGCCTCTGTGGTTTCGAGAGTGACAAGTGAGGAGGAAGACGGTGGAAGCCTCTCAACGAAAGGTCTTCTGAGACACCACGAGAGCAGCTCATCTCCGCTGAAGTTCCCGGGGCCGAGCATGCAACAACTCTTCACCCCATCGCGCAGCATTTGGCTGCTCTGGAGATGCCCTCTAACGATGAACAACATTCTCTGCACCGGATCTCCTTCTCTTGTTATGGTTTCTCCCTTTGTAAATATGAGGGATTTGACACGGTCACATATGTTCTCGAGGACGAGATTGTCCATGTGCTGGAACAATGGCACCTGCCTCACCAAATCTAAACAAAGATGATATTTGATATCTCTCCTAAGCCCTTCTGGAAGATTCCGAGTCATCTCACATTCATCAACTCCGCGCATTGCTGCCCACCGCTGCCTCTCGTAGTTGCGCACCCTCTGCCTGAACGCCTGCGGCAACCGCCTCTTTCTCATCCACCACTCTATGTTCCTCATCTTCAGCTGCATTGCTTGTTTCTTCGACGTAGTCGCGTGCAAGAAAACCTTGATGTTACCAATCAACATTGTGACCAGCAGAAGTCCAGTGGTGAGGACAATTATAATAAACACCACTTCTAGCCAGTCAGTTGTGCTCTCTAGGTTCCCGAAAGTACTATTGTGTTTCCATTCACaaattaattcatcattttcatatatatcacaactacaataaaaataaataaataaaatggtgTGCATATTGCATACCTTAGAGTCATGAGTCCCCAAAATATCGGAAACAATACTTTCTCGAGACGATTGTTATTGGTAACGAGCTGAACAGTCCACTTATAAGCACCATAGTCGAAATTGTCGTAATTTTGTAGGCATGAAGACCTTGCATGTCTGTTCTCACCCCAAATGAACCTTGTTCTATCACTGATGAGATCTTTAGTTCCATAGTAAATCGAATCCTGGCACGCCATCATTGTTATATCGCAACTCTTGGTGACCATGCATTGCTCCTTCAAGCATTTTGCAGCCCGTTGGATGCCTAGCAAATACCAGCATGCTCCTACAGCCtgtcaaatattttattaattaatacattTTCATCCATattcaaacatcaacaaaactTCAAATATGCTCTCACCTAATCAATACAACTTAGTGCTCGTTTAGTTCAAGTATATGAatgaaaatggaatgaaatccAATAAAGGGGAGGATTGgtaacaataattattatttttattgagtgtttggttcaataatggaaatgaatcattagtaaggatttttctttcttttgtgtgtcctctattttgaggggtaagaAATTGGGCAATTgtgttaccctcaagtaagggtacccaaaccaaacaaaaaataatgaattcaaCTAATTGAATTTCTTTTTAAGCTCCAAAAAAGCCAAACCAAACATGGGCTTAATTAGATCGTTCTCACTGTCTCATGCGACTTTTTTTGCTTATtcaatttttgtattttattaaaaatatattttatttttcttatgttaCTACTTTTAATTACGAAAAGTAAAACTTGTTATCTTCAATATTAGTTTAGATATTGAAACTGAATGGACACATTAATATATGTAACTCACTAAAAATAAACAacactaataaaaaaaaatactaaaggTTCAAGTACAACaatataatttagaaaaaatttattttaaatcaagTTTATAATATATGtgtcattatatatatatatccaaggTCAAGAGCCTGGGCCAGAGCTACCAGTACGGGTTTCTGAGGGATAGGGAAAAGGTACGAGCTAACGAAACTTCCGGTACTAACGAGTTTCTTGTCCGAAGGTGCTCTAACGTGTTGCTACTAGTTCGAATGTTCCGTCCAGTAACGGATCAAAGGGTCATCTTCCGTTCCGGAAGCGCCTATCGAATACAGTGTACGCGACGGGTGAGTCCTTGCTAACAAGCAAACAAGTGAGCGAAATGAACGAAGTTCCGAGTTATCGTAGATAACGAAGCGAACTGAGTTGTGGTCGAAATATTGTTTTAGGAACTAGCTTCTTCTTTATCTTTGGATTCATATTAGACGACCTAAATGTATtgtgtaatatatagaaaagatGCTATATACCTTTGGCTTCTCTCTTGGTTCAGATCTAGTATCTCAATATTTTTTCTACCACCTGTGTCACTCtatcaaattaatcaatttaataattaatattttagaaataaatttattatgctATAATGGATCATAACTCAGTAATTAACATTTATAACAAAAAACaaattgaaacttttaaaaattatataccccaCTTATAAAATTATCAACCCTTAAAACTAATTATTAACTATTAAACTGaaattaattacaaaataataattatatattttctaatttAGTATATAAACTCTAAGCaataagtataaaattaaatttaaagaaaaaatgaaaataaattttaaaaattaaaaaaatacaacgCTCGATCTCGCTTCCCCAAGATCTACATTATTCAAATGAACATTCGATTAATTGCAAGTTGTCCTTTATTATAAAGAGAAGTATctagattttaaattatatataaccAAACCATTTACTACCACATGCTTAAGTATTAAGTTTTAAAAAAAGGAATGTTGTTGTGTTGTTAGAATACTTACATGAGATGCAACAAAGTAGGCGATCATGTTGAGAGCAATGCCCCACCAAACAGTGCCAAAAATGTAGCCAGAGAAATTTTGCATACGGCGGAGCAGACACACTGAATGGTAGATTTTGGGCAAATATTGGAACACGAACATTACCAACAACACCGTCATCACCACCGTCGTCCATCCTCTTTCTAGAAGCTTCGGGATTACAACCCAAATTACAATCTGCATATAAATTACATGTATTAAACAATCGTCACTCGAGATCGAGTCTACTACTTCTTAAGTCATGTACTTCTTAAGTCATGTAGAACTCTCTCTTTCTATTTCACATTTGACAACTATTCCAATTAAACCCCGACTATATAGTCGTCCTTACGTCTTCcaaacccgaacccgaaattcacTAAGTGCCTAGGACAGTGGAAAGAGATTTGATTCCTTAGGTTTAAGATATCCCCTGCCTTGTTGAGTAGAGTTTAtctaattttttattcttttcgcGCAGTAAGCTTAGGAATACGTTTATTTGCTAATATGATGGCCGGTCATATCGCCAACTACCTTCTCGTAGCCTTCGTTTCCTGGCTGTTTAGTGTAGGTCAGACTATTTCAGAGGTGAAGTTCAGTCCGGCCACTTAGTGATCGGTCCGCTAGTTCACGCAAATCCAAAGAAGCTCTTTCTGAGTGATTTGATTGGATTGTTTTTTGGTGATTGTTACCCGATTGCATTTAttgaaatgaaaattaatatttatgttgATATTGTTTTCATTCTTCATACCCTGGGAGGCCGCTTGGATTACTGGAATCGCTCAATTGAAGCCACGGAAGAGGTTGACTTTGTACCACCCGGAGGTCATATAGATTTTTTTCATCAGATAATAACAATTGCTTAAGGGGGacatttcaaatttattatttgtacTTGGCTAGATATATCATCTAAAGGTAATGTTAAAAATAGGTAATGTAAAAGGGGTGATATCATATCgcaataaatgaaaaatatatgcGATGTGAAATTTAGGAAATGCATTATTTCactaattaatattaatgaaattataattaaaatttcattaggtttttcaaataaaaatcactcTCTCCATTCACGAAAATTGTATGGTAGAGTGGAGGGcaagaattttaataaataatgaggatatatgtatattaaagtATAAAAGAAAGTCTACCAAAATTGAGTGGAGATAGGGACTCACTAAAGTTGATGTGTTAAAtgcttgagtattttgtaaatattaagtGTGAATGAGGTTTAAAACATAAGGTAATGAGgcccggcccttagtctgcgccTGTGCTCTAGACTCAAGGGTTTAAGTTTCTTACGTTGTTCTCCGTTTTTCGTTTTCAATAAAAGTTCTATTTCAGCAGAGGTTTAAAACATAAGGGGTAGTTtctaaaaaaaagaaagcaTGCAATCTTTGTGGatgaacaataataataaatatataatcttTGTAGATGAAGGGagctataaatatatatttttcttttatttgaaaaaaataattagcttggatattttatttttttgttttttgaattgGAGGATGAAGGATTAACATTCATACCCCTAtcattaaatattaattcacaatactgggataaaatTTTAGCTTAAATTAAACACACTGTAAATTGATCCGAGACTCATGGATAATATTAATTCACAATACTGAGACTCATGgtaaaacaaataataaaataatggaTCCGAGATGTCGAGTTGCAACGCCCTGGGACGAAGTGCGAattgatcgccggtgcaaaagagATACGGATaaggagcggctccgattaagacttccaagcggaggggcacaTGAATGAACATGAACACACCCGAATGAGAGGGATTCCGAAAATATGTTGGAATGGGAtggcatattcgaggagagcttaaatgatttgattggtgctactcatatcaacaagatgcatcttctttttgGTGCCCacatggaagaaactccaaggctAAACATGCTTGGCTTTGAGCAATTTCATGATGGGTGACCCCATAGAAATTTCTCGGaaagcgtgcgagtgaggacaaaacacgctaaaAAAAATTCGTGTTGGTTTGTAAGGATAATCGTCAAGTCTGGAGCCGGACTATTACCCAAGTGGGTTGGGCCAGCCAAAGCCCATCATTGCTCATTCATAGCCAAGTTCGGCCCATTTCAAGTAGATCCGGTCGAACTGGGGTTTCGATCTATAAGAATTAATTACTCCTTCTCATCCGACAAGAGTGTGTATTACTTTTGATGGTATGGATATTAATAAATGTTAGAATAGTGTATTACTTGGAGGAAGGAATCCACTTAATTAATCTTATAATGTAGCAGTTAGCGCCACGAGTTCGACTGCGTCTCTTACAACGGATGGTAGCACACAACCaagattatatattaaatttaagggCAACAGTACTAAAATGTgatatacaatatttatttatattatttattatatctACCTATTTTATCGTTATAACATAAAAATTCTTTTGTATTTAAAATTCTTCAGTTAAAGTTGTATACGATTCATTGattttttacatataaattaagttattatttaaattcaacaaTTTTAAGCGCATCATAAGTAACATGGTGATTATTGAAATGTGAGAGCCCACTATATATTAAGATTTACTAATAAATGCATATAGAAATTATAAGACTTCTGAATCaggataaatatatatatgaaccaCTACGGAAGCTGAATATATGAATTAATATGCTCGGTATAATAATATTACTAAAGTAAGATTAATAATTATAGATAGGTAGAGTAACTTATAGAAACGTGTGTGCGGGTAAATTAAGGAAGCGGCCCTGTGACCCGTGTAAGGACACATGTGCCTGTAGTTGTAAGCAAGCGATGTGAGGCTAACATCAGTCATTAGTCATTACCGCATAAGCAATACACTAATAACAATTCAAGTTGATTTTACACATCCTATTTTGTCTCATTGCTTCATCAAACTACAGCTTCGATAATTCCAAAAGAAAACCCTTGCAAAGTTTAGTAGCATACCAAATTATATATACCAACAGACCTTATATATGTATCGTTTTTCTCGTGACCACTAAAGATTAATTGATGTATATTTGAGCAAAAGAATTTCAGGGGTTATATATACCAACACACCTTATATATGCATCGTTTTACTCGTGACCACTAAAGATTAATATATTTGAGCCGTAGAATTTCAGGGTGATATAATTTGAAtgaagtaataattattaaaaggAAGGATAATTAATTCCTTACCTGAGGCAACGGCAGGATGACAAAGAGATCAAAAGTGAAGCCCTTGCGCGATTTGAAGTATTTCAAGGCGACGGTGGCGGGGTCATGCATTCGGCGGTCGGGGCAGCGGTTCATCTTGAACTGCAGCCAGACGTTCCAGAGGTGCAAGGCGTCGATCATGCAGCGGAGGACGGTGACGGTGACGGCGAACCAGCCGTCGACGAAGAGGCACATGCAGCTCTCGCTTATGGAGAGGGTGTAGAAGAACAAGGGGTCCACGAAGAGCCCCACCGCGCAAACTAAGAGGAACAATCTGTTCCATTCCTGCACCCACGTCGCTCTAGGGTCCAAAACCTTACCCCAGAACCGCCACTCGCGGCGTCGGGAACAGCAACCGCCGTCCAAGCTCGCCGGATTAATtacctcctcctcctcctctgctTCGTCGGAATCACTCTCGTCATTGCTGTAGTTGTAGTGGAAGCCTTCTTGCTCGCAATTCGGCATGTTAATGTGTTTTTCTCTTTGAGAGAATTGTTAATTGAATCTGTTGGGATTAGGGAAAAGGTAAGACTAAGTTGGTGAGTGGTGAGACAAAGTGCGTAGTCCAGACAGTTGAGTAGGGCAGCAAAATGACGCCAAACTGATATTATTCTCAAATAAGTTCGAACGACACAGGTTCCATGCAGCTTCGTCGTTTTTGTTCTTTAGCCCATCAATTATTTATGTTAGCGACatttacacacacacacctaCACATGCATATATACATTTGTATGTATAGGTATGTCATATGCACTATTTTATTGCAGCATCAAACGACAAAGGGCGTACCGGCATCGATCACGTCCCATGAAGAGCCGTTTGAGAATAAAACTGATACATATATCATTTTCAGGTTCGCAAGAATCAAATGATCTGCACATCCCACCCACCGTTCATTCAAGGCTGATCGTTTTCTATATAGGTGTGTTGTCTTTGATGAAAAAGGGGGTAGAAAACTTATTTTACACTTTGCCACATGTTCTATAGAGTAGGTTGGTGAGTGGTGAGACAAAGTGTGTAATTACTTTGATGCCCTTGCAGTTACACGTCAATTCACGGCCTCTTTGGATTCATTAATTTGCTCCTACCTTTTACATGTTTGAGCTATTAATTTATGGTTGGGAATTTTCTATGTTAATTTCTTCCGTCAAAATCAATACATATGTCGTGTATAATATTTACGTACGTAGTAGTTTGTAAGGCTTCAAATTTCTACCCAAAAATGACtttaaatcataatttataagtagaaattataaaaataatttctacTTATATGGGATTTAGtactacaaaaaaattaatcaaatcacaaaaatatttttgttacacATAGGTGTCACAATTTACTTTTGCTCTCACAcaaattcacacacacacacacaaaatattattatattacttTAATtattaaggaaataaaaaatttcaaagaactaattataaaatatattgtcATAAAAAATGGCTACACCTTTACATGttacaaaaataactaaaattttgcATACCATAAAAATAGTTACACACTCAAATGTCACTGAATTTAGTGACATGCCTTTATTTTTGTGGCACGCATAATAGTTATCTAACTAAAACAtgtcataattttatttagtgacaTTCATAATTAAGTGTAACCATTTGTCAAAAATCATATCACTATTGGAATTTAGTTGTAGTGTATGCAATGTTGTCTCCATTCCCTTCACCATCCTTCACACAATCATAAGTGATTGAtcactaattaatttattagaaacaaaaataccgcaactaacacgatgtaatcgtagtataagtAGTAATCGAATATCGTATTCACAGAGACTGATAATCAAAAATACTTACAGTAATCCTAATGAATACTACTGCAATATCTAGGCAAGCAAAAATATGAtggataataaaaataaaatcaacactaagaaaataaaatcagatagataaattaataaataaaactgATCCTAGGGAATGTAATTTCAGTAATCAAATCTACACCATTAAcatattaatcctaattaccagtttaatctagtcctgatgagagatcacaaaacTCACAATATATTATCACCATAGTAATCTATGAGAGTAGATTAATGTACTgtctattacatataaatatCAAGAAGAAATATACTGACTCccaaaattacatatataagaATAGCCCcttatgatccacctatctctaTCACCTGTAAGTATCAAGAAAAAATATACTGACTCCCAAAATCACACAAGAATAGCCCcttatgatccacctatctttATCACCTGTAAGTATCAAGATAATTTCccctattttcatttttagtgATTAGCCTGGTtgcaaaaaaaaagtagaaaatttgattaaattcACTAGTTTCGGCAGGTACAGAACATTTCCCACCAAAAGATCAGTCCAATAATACCACTCACTACTGGTAAATAGCGTGTTACGCACCCGTTCGCCACTTTGTTCTCAACTCTTCTCACCTTCTGGGCGAGACAAGCTACGCCTTCACAACCACGCCAAAACCCTTGTTCGTTCGCTGCAATTTGCTCTCCAGGGAGCGACGGAACGCCCAGATTCACTtctttcactacaagaaaaatgctaatAGACGACACGCAAAAC comes from Salvia miltiorrhiza cultivar Shanhuang (shh) chromosome 3, IMPLAD_Smil_shh, whole genome shotgun sequence and encodes:
- the LOC131014012 gene encoding cyclic nucleotide-gated ion channel 4-like, whose protein sequence is MPNCEQEGFHYNYSNDESDSDEAEEEEEVINPASLDGGCCSRRREWRFWGKVLDPRATWVQEWNRLFLLVCAVGLFVDPLFFYTLSISESCMCLFVDGWFAVTVTVLRCMIDALHLWNVWLQFKMNRCPDRRMHDPATVALKYFKSRKGFTFDLFVILPLPQIVIWVVIPKLLERGWTTVVMTVLLVMFVFQYLPKIYHSVCLLRRMQNFSGYIFGTVWWGIALNMIAYFVASHAVGACWYLLGIQRAAKCLKEQCMVTKSCDITMMACQDSIYYGTKDLISDRTRFIWGENRHARSSCLQNYDNFDYGAYKWTVQLVTNNNRLEKVLFPIFWGLMTLSTFGNLESTTDWLEVVFIIIVLTTGLLLVTMLIGNIKVFLHATTSKKQAMQLKMRNIEWWMRKRRLPQAFRQRVRNYERQRWAAMRGVDECEMTRNLPEGLRRDIKYHLCLDLVRQVPLFQHMDNLVLENICDRVKSLIFTKGETITREGDPVQRMLFIVRGHLQSSQMLRDGVKSCCMLGPGNFSGDELLSWCLRRPFVERLPPSSSSLVTLETTEAFGLEAEDVKYVTQHFRYTFVNEKVKRSARYYSPGWRTWAAVAIQLAWRRYRHRLTLTSLSFIRPRRPLSRCSSLGEDRLRLYTALLTSPKPNQDDFDF